In the genome of Thamnophis elegans isolate rThaEle1 unplaced genomic scaffold, rThaEle1.pri scaffold_334_arrow_ctg1, whole genome shotgun sequence, one region contains:
- the OMP gene encoding olfactory marker protein, with translation MGSEAAELEMPLVQDVQLTEVMRIRRKTLREKNEKPQDGEKLLQANEFVFRLHFTHQRDLRFLSWKVILDQPGKATIIGTSQHWTPDLTNLMRRQLLDPPAVFWKKPDAPEVVDCNEADALEFGERLVELAKIRKVMYFLVAFTDGLEPAHLKCSVIFNI, from the coding sequence ATGGGTTCCGAGGCAGCCGAGTTGGAGATGCCTTTGGTCCAAGATGTCCAGCTGACCGAGGTGATGAGGATCCGCAGGAAGACCCTCCGGGAGAAGAATGAGAAACCTCAAGACGGCGAGAAGCTCCTTCAAGCCAACGAATTCGTCTTCCGACTGCACTTCACCCATCAGCGTGACCTCCGTTTCCTGAGCTGGAAAGTTATCTTGGACCAGCCTGGAAAGGCCACCATTATCGGGACCTCTCAGCACTGGACGCCGGACTTGACCAACCTCATGAGGAGGCAGCTCTTGGATCCGCCGGCGGTGTTTTGGAAGAAGCCGGACGCGCCCGAGGTGGTGGACTGCAACGAAGCGGATGCCCTGGAGTTCGGAGAAAGATTGGTGGAGCTGGCCAAGATCCGGAAAGTGATGTATTTCTTGGTGGCCTTCACCGACGGCCTCGAGCCGGCTCACCTGAAATGCTCCGTGATATTCAACATCTGA